Genomic window (Drosophila willistoni isolate 14030-0811.24 chromosome 2L unlocalized genomic scaffold, UCI_dwil_1.1 Seg196, whole genome shotgun sequence):
GGATCGTATCTAAGGGTAATAGGAACAGAATCCATTACCTCTCCGTAACTGTTCTAGCAAGATATTTGATTATTTACTTAGTTATATAATTACGTACTTTATAGCCACAGGATATATAACTCCACCAACTTCAAAGCTGCCTTTCTTAAATTGCATTACAGATGTATTGTTAATACATGTGCCCTCCGGAAATATAAGAATCGGTGGATTATTTGGATCCGAAACATGCTGCTTTAATCTTTCTGCGACGGTATGACGATCTTTAGCTTCGCCTCTTTCAAACCAAATATGTGGCGATGCTCTGGCAAGAGCTCTTTGTAAGATACCTAAGAATCCGCCGTGCCTTTGCCCAATCTAAGAAATGTTCCATATATAAAAACGCATTAGTttgtgaaaacaaaaatgttgaataaTTTTTGCAAAGATAACAATTACTGCAGTTTACGATTACATGCATTCATTTACAATTACTGGTGGACTCTTACAAAAGACGAAACTGAACATAACATAACTGATACAAATTTTGATTTAGTAAATTAAgtgtaataaaaattttgttaccGATATAAAACTTGTTTCTGGCTATCAACGGGAATAAGGATATTTGACAATGAACAAAAATTAGGCATTTGTTGTAGACCtgtaaaaattaatttttaatcgtTCACTTTGATCCTACTATCGAGTGCGTTTGAGTACTAAACTGAAATCATGTTTATTATTTCCATAACAAACATACAAATCATTAAATTTGGCGACCTATAGAAAACTTACACAAAATACGACAAAGTGAAATGCatttgctttctattattaaCACGATTACAATGAGTGGAATTGACAatagatattcaaaatataatattaaaacaatttgaaagaacTTAAACAAAATcacaaaataaattacaaaaatggTAAAAACGTACGTTTACACATAATTCAAGTTGAGTCGATATCGAAAAATCAGAATGCAcgaaattatattaaatattatacaGCATGCACTATAAAATGCATATAACTCTTCGAATTAGGGTCCAAAAATGCATGAAATTCGAAGTATAAGAAACTAAAACTTGGAAATTATAATACCGATTAAGAAATTAAACACGTGTTTTTAGGTTTGTGAAATAATGTATAActaacaaacgaaaaaaaagggttTAGAAATCACATTGCCTACATATTAGTGAATACTAAATACATAAGTTTTTTactattctttttgttttgattgcCTTACCAGAGAGTACGTTGAGTCACACATCAGCACCAGTACGTCAATGGGGCTTGTATGATTTGCGACACAAATACCAGATGACGGCCGATTATCCTCATTATGGTAGGTAATCACAGCGGAGATTGCGCTGGATAGGACACCAAAACATTGCCCAAGTACCTTATGGACAACAGCCCGTTTTTGTTCTCCATCCTTTAGATATCCCACTGCCGCTGTACATAATGTTAACCATACTACCTGGTATTGAAATGCATTCGTGTGAGGAAAAATCGGAAATATAAACTTCAttgtaaattgaaatattgaatttaaaatagtTTCGTTTCGTCTTATATAGGAAATACTTAATTTAAATACACCTGTCTagtgaaaacaaataaaataaaatggtaTTGTTTGTTAAAggttattaaaataaatataattataccCCTTAACTTAAAAATCCATCATTGTATTTTTCAAACGACGTTATTTATTATCCTTATTAAAAACAcgacataaaaaataaatcccTGCAGAAATCCAGACAAAACAACCTGGACAACGCTCTGTCTCAATTAAAAGTATGAGTAATACCGTAGAAAAACGATTAAAAATAAGGAAGTAGACTAAATGCCAGCAACCTAAGCAAGAATTTAGCACAAACCAACATTGGATTacacaaataatatatttcgTTCGCTATGTACAACTCGCAATATCAAACATAATCGAAATTGTAAGAAATTCCATTTATCTCAAAAGAAAATAGGTCTGTATACTTGAAGATTcaagagaagaaaaaagagTTATCAGTAGACTTTCAAACCTATTCACACTACGAACTCTTCGAGAATAATACTACGAAAATTGGTAAGCTCAATAGAGCACAATAATCATATCTAATCATCAATTCACTTTATCAACTGGGCAAAGTTACAAACGACTTCAAtacagaaaatttaaattcacaAATCATAACTAAGAGAGTACTACTAAGAACGACTTTCACGGAGACGTGTTCAATGCATATCTTACCTGCTTGATGGCCAGTACAAGTCTATTATTTGTTAAATCCACATGAAAATCAACTATTAATATATAGTTTGTAAACAATTAACATAAAGAAACAAATGCATACACACAGTAACGCGAAGACAATTACAGAAGCCAATATTGCAACAGGCATTAGTTTGTTTgacatataaaaattaaaataattattatactATTGTAAAACACTTCATGCATGAAAACCCCAAACAAACTGTGTAACCTAGCAAAAAGATCTTCATCATATTCAATTCATTTTTGAACCACAACGGCAGCTTCGActgtaataaaaaaccaattaaaatattttgataaattgcaGAAGttactgattttcttaaatatatatatgtatacatatattaaatttaatatccAATCGTCGTGAAATTATTTGTTTGGTATGGTTCATTTTCATGCATGATTGGAATAGTATTATAATAATCTTCGAATTTTATATGGAAACACTTGGtaattaaaaactttgttCTCACCAAAGAAAAAGTGCAGTCGGTTGATAATATTGCCACATCCAATGGGGTGGTATGATTTGCTACACAAAACCCAGAAGTTGTGGGCTTATATTGTTtattatgaaatttaataagAGCTGACAAAGAACTTGATATAAGACGGAAAGTAATTTTAAACGATAAGTCCGCTAAGGGGTGCCGCAAAAATCGATAAGGTATTAATGCCACAATACTGTTTGTAACAACTGCAAATAAAACCTAGgataataatatattaattaaagaaTTGTAAAATTAAACGAAAGGCACAAATCATAAATAAACACAACATAATCAACAGAAACAATTTAGGAAAATAATTAAagtacacacatatacaaatttatattcaactAATGTTcctaaaacaaattatttttcttttgttttttggtacACAAATATGTTTCAATcttcaaattattattaatttgatCATTTAACGCTTAGTTCTAAATcaaaataagttttttaaatatctTGACTTGAATTTTCATATTATCATCAAATTTGATTagctatatacataaattacaAAGAATTTACTTGCTTCAAAAAATTGCACTTTTCTACTGTTATTAATATGCATTTATAAAAGTTATAGcacacataaataaattaaaaattttattcggcagcaaatttaaaaaatttagtttCCCCTAACACTTTCATACCTTATTTTTGTTGATGACCCACATAGTCTTTTGTCTTATTAGTAAGCAAAATATTTGCCTTAGATCATATAGGATTATATTACATGTTCACCAATATATCACTTACACACCTCTTAACCAAAAACTTATTAATTATTCTCTTCAacataatttcaaatatatgtCAAACCAACGTTGTTGAATATATCctctttttgaaaatatagGAAACTAGTTGAcctttttgctgtttttttgcCTAATGATATCCATTTGCTTTGACTAGTGTATAATATAATTGTTCAAATGTATACCTTTTTATCAATCGAAGTTGAGACTCGTCCAAAATATTCCATTTATATGAACATTTAAGTAATAGTCATAGATTAGATACTTACACCAATAAAGCAGACTAGTACACGTAGCGGCATTAATATGGTATATCGCACAACGAATCCAACTACCCATATAAGGGTTATTTTCCAGGATATGAATTCATAATGCCTATTGGTACGGGTTAGCATATTCCAGCTCTTAAGCTCTTCAGCTTCAAACCGAGATGTAACATCATCTTCAATGATAGCCTCTATTCCGGATTTAACATAGTCCAAACATTTTTCAAAGTCAAAATTGATTTCTTCCTAAAAAGCAACAGCATCAGTTATCAAAAATGTAATagattgttttaaattaatatgaTTATAGATACCTTTTTACTGGACACTTGTTTTTCTTGTGTGTTCTCTTGAGCTTGTGGTAGAAGAATTGCATCTCTGGTAATTAATGTCGCTCCATTGAGAGCTTCTTTGTTATCATCATCTTCGACAATTTCCAAACCAAGTTTCTTGTCAGTCTTACTCTTACTctcaaatttttggttttctttggATGCTGTTTCTATGCTGACTCGACCATACTGGaatccaaaaatatatactctttagttattaattatgcaattcatttatttttatgtttttgggATGGTAGTAGTTATCATTTAATAAGCCCCAAAGTCCAAAACAATCGTATCAGAAGTTATTTTATAGAGGTTATAAAGCTTGGTAATATTTTCAGAcgaaaaataactaaaaaattggcataGAAATTTGGTTAACTTGCATTACACTGATAAAATAGTTAACCATTCGCATGTGTTACCTTCAGTTTGTTAAATAACAATGGTAATCTTTTTTAACCTTCAAACATATCAAATTGCCCAGGTTCATTGACTAAAtaccttgttttttttttactgcaAATGACAAGTTGTTTCATGCACCATTGTGATAGGAAATTCAAACTTGCTAGCAGACATGAactaatatacatacatatgtat
Coding sequences:
- the LOC6640382 gene encoding glycerol-3-phosphate acyltransferase 3 isoform X3, with the protein product MISEIINICWIPFTGFISFLILLSAINKSIGVRKAYVNLLLRIFEYGRVSIETASKENQKFESKSKTDKKLGLEIVEDDDNKEALNGATLITRDAILLPQAQENTQEKQVSSKKEEINFDFEKCLDYVKSGIEAIIEDDVTSRFEAEELKSWNMLTRTNRHYEFISWKITLIWVVGFVVRYTILMPLRVLVCFIGVLFAVVTNSIVALIPYRFLRHPLADLSFKITFRLISSSLSALIKFHNKQYKPTTSGFCVANHTTPLDVAILSTDCTFSLVVWLTLCTAAVGYLKDGEQKRAVVHKVLGQCFGVLSSAISAVITYHNEDNRPSSGICVANHTSPIDVLVLMCDSTYSLIGQRHGGFLGILQRALARASPHIWFERGEAKDRHTVAERLKQHVSDPNNPPILIFPEGTCINNTSVMQFKKGSFEVGGVIYPVAIKYDPRFGDAFWNSAKYSMMQYLYMMMTSWAIVCDVWYLPPMYRQDGESAIDFANRVKGVIAKQGGLVDLVWDGQLKRMKPKKEWKEIQQVEFANRLKSD
- the LOC6640382 gene encoding glycerol-3-phosphate acyltransferase 3 isoform X1, giving the protein MISEIINICWIPFTGFISFLILLSAINKSIGVRKAYVNLLLRIFEYGRVSIETASKENQKFESKSKTDKKLGLEIVEDDDNKEALNGATLITRDAILLPQAQENTQEKQVSSKKEEINFDFEKCLDYVKSGIEAIIEDDVTSRFEAEELKSWNMLTRTNRHYEFISWKITLIWVVGFVVRYTILMPLRVLVCFIGVLFAVVTNSIVALIPYRFLRHPLADLSFKITFRLISSSLSALIKFHNKQYKPTTSGFCVANHTTPLDVAILSTDCTFSLIGQRHGGFLGILQRALARASPHIWFERGEAKDRHTVAERLKQHVSDPNNPPILIFPEGTCINNTSVMQFKKGSFEVGGVIYPVAIKYDPRFGDAFWNSAKYSMMQYLYMMMTSWAIVCDVWYLPPMYRQDGESAIDFANRVKGVIAKQGGLVDLVWDGQLKRMKPKKEWKEIQQVEFANRLKSD
- the LOC6640382 gene encoding glycerol-3-phosphate acyltransferase 3 isoform X2; the protein is MISEIINICWIPFTGFISFLILLSAINKSIGVRKAYVNLLLRIFEYGRVSIETASKENQKFESKSKTDKKLGLEIVEDDDNKEALNGATLITRDAILLPQAQENTQEKQVSSKKEEINFDFEKCLDYVKSGIEAIIEDDVTSRFEAEELKSWNMLTRTNRHYEFISWKITLIWVVGFVVRYTILMPLRVLVCFIGVVWLTLCTAAVGYLKDGEQKRAVVHKVLGQCFGVLSSAISAVITYHNEDNRPSSGICVANHTSPIDVLVLMCDSTYSLIGQRHGGFLGILQRALARASPHIWFERGEAKDRHTVAERLKQHVSDPNNPPILIFPEGTCINNTSVMQFKKGSFEVGGVIYPVAIKYDPRFGDAFWNSAKYSMMQYLYMMMTSWAIVCDVWYLPPMYRQDGESAIDFANRVKGVIAKQGGLVDLVWDGQLKRMKPKKEWKEIQQVEFANRLKSD